In one Lolium rigidum isolate FL_2022 chromosome 3, APGP_CSIRO_Lrig_0.1, whole genome shotgun sequence genomic region, the following are encoded:
- the LOC124694754 gene encoding uncharacterized protein LOC124694754, whose amino-acid sequence MEGHGRTATVAAVLGDDDLLREILLLLGFPNHLVRAALVSKRWLLQASEPAFLRSFSDRHPPRLLGFCIDYPGRCQLVQLPQTPELAAISRRAASSCADVFARRHQSITHCRNGRLITKFFEDDRFRYSILSPLLEESESVLPPTPLPHNGRDGGYRCISLPEDGGRDGITLLRLWSDGRKVSVEVCVLGSGGWGAPTTAETEIQPPYPEPYFENMSPPIHGKIFMATSVGYTLGLDLATARFFILDHPDGVGGNFKLSFADSDLYLVSAQWFQLSVWLHKVTGDDDGSGGWLLVDTFCVQEECTRVVCSRRVCAGGDFVNVAAVGDNAEFVFLNHPASANVIYVHLRRRVVELAYDHLRFGYSAFRYTDIFPLMLSWPPIFPGLNAGHDQQE is encoded by the coding sequence ATGGAAGGCCACGGACGGACTGCGACGGTGGCAGCGGTGCTAGGCGACGACGACCTCCTCCGCgagatcctcctcctcctcggctttCCCAACCACCTCGTCCGCGCCGCCCTCGTCTCCAAGCGGTGGCTTCTCCAGGCCTCCGAGCCGGCCTTCCTCCGCAGCTTCAGCGACCGCCACCCACCCCGACTCCTCGGCTTCTGCATCGACTACCCCGGCAGGTGTCAGTTGGTGCAGCTCCCGCAGACCCCGGAGCTCGCCGCTATCTCACGCCGCGCGGCCTCCTCCTGCGCCGACGTCTTCGCCCGCAGACACCAGAGTATCACGCACTGCCGGAACGGCCGCCTCATCACCAAGTTCTTCGAAGACGACAGATTCAGGTACTCCATCCTGTCGCCGCTGCTCGAAGAGTCCGAGTCGGTGCTCCCGCCAACCCCGCTGCCGCACAATGGCCGAGACGGGGGCTACCGTTGCATTTCCCTACCCGAGGATGGCGGCCGAGACGGCATCACCTTGCTGCGTCTCTGGAGCGACGGGCGGAAAGTCTCCGTGGAAGTGTGCGTCCTCGGATCCGGCGGATGGGGCGCCCCTACCACCGCCGAGACAGAGATACAGCCTCCCTATCCCGAACCCTACTTCGAAAATATGTCGCCTCCCATCCACGGCAAGATATTCATGGCGACCTCCGTCGGGTACACCCTGGGGCTGGATTTGGCGACAGCACGCTTCTTCATCCTTGACCACCCAGATGGAGTCGGGGGCAACTTCAAGCTCTCATTTGCGGATTCGGACCTCTATCTTGTCAGCGCACAATGGTTTCAGCTTAGTGTGTGGCTCCATAAGGTTACCGGCGACGACGATGGCTCAGGTGGTTGGCTCCTGGTGGACACGTTTTGTGTCCAGGAGGAATGCACACGAGTTGTGTGCAGCAGGAGGGTCTGTGCTGGTGGAGATTTCGTCAACGTTGCTGCAGTTGGGGATAATGCAGAGTTCGTGTTCTTGAATCATCCAGCAAGCGCTAATGTCATTTATGTTCATCTCAGGAGAAGGGTGGTTGAGCTGGCGTATGATCACCTTCGTTTTGGTTATTCGGCTTTCCGCTATACCGATATCTTTCCTCTTATGTTGAGCTGGCCTCCTATCTTCCCGGGCCTGAATGCAGGACATGATCAACAGGAATGA